CATTTGCTTTGCTTTTATAGTTTTGGGGAGAAATATCTTTTTCACATGCGCTTTCTCATCATTTCTTGACTGAATCATGACTAATTATTGCTATTATGTGGAGGCAAACAATTGAAGCTTTAGCAAAAGATTTCATGGACCACGGCCCCCTCATAGATCTTGAGACCGTTGCCAAATATAAATTCATATTTCTACTgctattattgtttttactttttgttaatTTTATTTCAAAGTAATAAAAGATCAAAAGGTGAACAAATGTCGTAAggaggaaaaatatttttaatggtATCACCAAAGCAGTTTGTTTGACTTCGATGAAATCATCGAATGTTGTAGAATTTCATaactcattttcattattttcctaATTTACCGGTTTTAACTTTGAAGGCTCACTTTTTATCTGTAACTCAAAGAGTTTGGATAATCAAGCACATCTTTAAAAAAGTTATAGACAATGTGGAACTGGAACTTTTCAGGATTAAGCCTTTCACGTATAACATCCTCaatacaaaataataattagttaaATGTAGTGCTAACGATGAAATCTTATTATTTTAATGTTCCTTTTTAAAATTCTCTCTGGTACTTATAATTTACTAACAAAATATCTCTACAATAATACTGTTTTTGTGTCTTTATTAAAATTCATCTTCatattaaataaagtaataaataagataaaaattaTTTCTTGTAAATGCAACGAATTATCCTCTTTGTATGTTTGGTACGACGCGACAAAAAGAGTTTTACTTGATCGATTTATTTTCTAGTATCAGGTAGCTGAATTGTAAGATGGTTTCTTCAAGAAAAAACATTTTATTAACCAAAAAGGATAAAATGGCGTCTACCATTTATCACAACCAAAAAGGTCTCTACAAGTATCATAACGTTTACTCCACATCATTTGCTTAAACTCAATAAGATAGTATTGCCAACCTTTAATCCTTAGAATTATCACCATAACACCACTATTTTATGAAAAAAAGTTTTCCTCCTACTGAACATATACTTTTCAATAGTCGTTATTTTCAgctttatttaatttaaattctgGTCACAGAGGGAGGGAAAGCTTCCTTTGAATGCCAAAGGTGATAATGACAACGACTACATCAACAACAATCTAATATAATCTTATTAGTGGGTCTGGAGAGCatagtgtatacgcagacttTATCCTATTCTGGAATAGAAaagctgttttcgatagaccctcggctccctccatCCAAAAACTTCCCACGTTACTTTTGAATTAACTTAAACTCACAATATTTTAATTGGAAGTGCTCACGAACAACCAACTCTTGTAAAAGGTGATAATGACGAACTGGTCCAATATGCTCGTCATGATATGATGTTCATTCCATTAGTATTGCTTTAAGAATTCTAAGATGTACTAGGATAACTTTACGCACGATAGCAGTTTGTCTCCCACTTCAAGGGAATGTACTTATGTAAATTCCCAATCCCAAAGATACGGATACtttatttcaacaaaaattcaGAATTCTAATTCAAATTTCTCTAGATTcatccccatatatatatatatatatatatattgtttctAAGTTCCTTAGTTCTTTTGGTGATTGTTTATCAATTTCTCAAAGAATCCAatgattttcttctttatatttatATCGTATGATTTTATGCTCTATCCGTAACTTTTTAAGTGTCCTATGTATGAGAATGGGTTTTCAGTAGAAGGGAAGactatcttttccttttcctcctTGTATTTTAGGCATGAAACTTATCACTCTAAGATACTGAAGGTTAATTAAAAAACGagaaatataaaaagaaagaaatttgaTCATTATTTTACATACAAATAGATGTTATGAAGTCGATTGCACTAGATGTAGAATCGAATtctatatatatttacatattttCTAAATGAATATTAGTTCAATGAATTATTATAGAGAAAGTAAAAATGGAAAAGCAAAGTAAGAAGAAAACGTACCACTATCTTTAACTTTGGCGAAAGGTGACCGAGTTAACTCGTCCAACGCGCAGACGCGACCGGGTCGGCGACTCCTCATTGAATCACCACTTTCGCTAACCCTTTCAGCTGACTTTATAATCTTCCTGATCGACTCTAAATCGTCATTGCACTTGTCCAAGGCTTGTAAAAGCTTCCTTCTATTTATCTCATTGGAGTCGTCCCCGGCCCTATAATCAGCTGGAGGGATTTCCTCCAACCCCATCAGCCGTGCCACTAATGCTGGCTCTTTTTTTACGTTTCCCGGTGAGTTATTCGGCGTTCGTCTGATGTCTGGTGATATTATGGGACTTCTTGGTACCTTTAGGTGATCTTTTTCATGTTTCCCTACTACTTTTTGCGGTGAAAACGCTCTTCTTGGTAATGAATCGTACCTTTTCCCTTGCTTTCTTCCAGAAGTGAGGCGTTTGGTTTTTTGGTATTTGGAGATAATCTGAAAAATGCCTGACATGCATCCAATAGACTTAACAACATGGTGATTTTCTGGCGGCGGTTGTTTTTGCCGATGAACTGATGCCATTAAAGAATCTTGCCTCTTTAGCATTATCTGCTTCTCCTTGCTCTTTTTTGTGTGTGTGAGAGATTTTTTATTTTGGAGAACGGTAGAAAGTATGAACACAAAACTAGAAGGGGTTGGCTAAAAGATAGATGAACGCAAAGGACTTCTTGTAGGTAGTAGAAGGAAGTCACTTAAGCTTTCTTCTGGTCGCAAGTTCAACATTTATGGAATAAAGTTCTGACAGCATAATGTTTTGCTATACACTAGTAAAAGGGGCCAGTTAGGTGTggacaaatattttctttttccgGAAAGAATATACAATTTGGTACACTTAATAAATAGTACTCACCCCGATTCAATTTTGTTGAATTAGTTTGACAgaaaagaagatttttgaaatatATGATTCTAAAAATTTAAGGGACAAAAGCTTTGTAgggccataatatttgtgtgactataatagtttctcattaaggataaaataagtaaagtaaaaaatttaaagttaaattgtttctaaatatataaatgtgtcattttttttaaaagactaataagaaaaatttatcatttaaattgaaacggatgaagTACGTAAAGTTACATCATATGCTAATTGGGAATCGAGTGGACGAatatgtatagggtaaaatatgatatgacacgtggtcgTTTAAAGGGAGGACACATGGAAACCAAGACAGGGATGGCCAAAAACCGAACGCAGTCATTCCGCTTGTCACCATaaaggataacgttcataaaggcgtgttaaatgctctgcgcccggtaacatttaatagggaatattctgcagcattaagagcgacggtccgttacagagaatttgacatttatgttcaccgctacgtattcatcaatgaccctcataattgacatttaAGGAGAACATGATCCTAGGACTTCCTTCCCTAGaaatagctataaatagtgagctcagttatcattgtaaaagacacgaattttctggcttAACTTACACtctattctatacaaagctttatataattttgcttcttgctttttgatctcatcatcgTTGTGCCCGAAAATACTGTCCCGAAATTATCATCTCTACTGTTTTCATCGatatttcaaggctaagtattatacatttattcaattattgtattatttcaagatcaaatttcacttgtctagaaatcacgtataaattcaactttaccattttatgggtaaatagtttggcgcccaccatggggcctaGATAgccgtgcaattaaattgatccttgcctttttttactaacgtgttttgattacTTTGTCTTAGAAAAAAATCACGAAAAATGGTAGATAGCACTGTTAAGGACACACGCAACCATAaaattcgaggggatcaacctcattttgaggattcaatcagtgacacccgcagTGAGGGAAATGACGCCGTGCCGGTGCATTACAGGCGATACCCTCGACAGGTTCGGGAGACAATTCCCGATGATGTTGATGAGGAGCATGTAGCGGGTGCGGTGAGGGTTCTTCAAGAGCAACATGCAATCATTCTAGGTCATCTCACGCGGCATGATCAGGTTATGACGGAACTGAAGCATGCAATTCCTCATGTTGTTCCCGCAGACCAAATAACGCAGAGAGTCGACAACAATACTTCCAggggtgaagttggctccgaGGGGTCTAGGGGAAGTAGATCCGGTCTCAACAACGAGAACGATCCATTCAAGGATGAACTTTTGTGGTTTGTGAGGGAAGTAAACGCCCGCATAGATCAAATATTGAGTGCTCCACCGGTATTAAAAGGCCTGAACTCGAAGAAGTATATTCAATTATCGTACAAGCCGAGCGAAGCACCCAAACTAATCCCGAAGCGATTCAAAATTGCTTGAAATTctaaagtatgatggaacttcagactCGCATGAGCATATTACTACCTACACAACGGCggtgaaaggaaatgatttagctcctcatgaaattgaatctgtattgctaaagaaatttggagaaactctcacgaggggagctctaacgtggtattcattattacCCAAACATTCCATAGATTACTTCAAGATGCTCACAGATTCGTTCATTaaggctcatgccggggccaGAAAAGTGCAAGCccggaaggccgacatattcaggatcgcaCAGAGAGAATCTGAATTATTACGAGAGTTTGTTACTtgattccagaaagaaagaatgttgctctCGGCCGTCTCGGATGAATGGGCAgttgaagcattcaccaaaggattgaatccaATAAGTTTAGATGCTTCCCGGAAGCGGAAGGAGAGTCTACTTGAGTTTCAAGAaacaacttgggcagatgtacacaaccggtacgagacaaagataaggatcgaagatgaccaggtcagttctacatcatcggccaaaggacgggagaaaaatagagaaaaatcaaaggatgactaTGACGATGATAGACGGACTTCGAGGGGCTAGCTTTTGCCCTACGAGCAGACCGAAGGCCGTGGCAGAAACTTCCGGGCAGCGAACAAGTTCATCGCTGACAGAGGCACTGATCGTGGTCGAAACAATAGATTACTCCAGGATAAGGAGACGTCGGGGTCTCGGGATTCCTCTTACCCCaaattatcggaatataacttcaacgtcagtataATGGAGTTGGTGTCAGCCACAAGAAACATTAAAGATTCATGATTCCCGAGACCTATGAGATCCAATTCCAGCCAGCGAGATCCCAACTTATGGTGCGAGTACCATAGGACGAACGTTCACCGGACAGGGTACTGCCGACACCTCCGAGAGGAGGTGGCATcattattgaagaatggtcacctcagtGAATTCTTGtgtgaccgagctaagaacaattatggtcgtaacAGAGACAACGCGAAACTTCcaaaagcaggagaagaacccCCACGCCAAACAATCAATATGATCTTCGGTGGGAAtgagattaacggggtcaccttttcggcagcaaagaagacaaaattatcaATAACTCACAGTAAAAGACTccgggaagacgatatcactttcacggaggagggCGCAGACGGATTGTTGTTACCATACAACAACGCACTAGTAATATccttaaatgtgttagattttaagattaaacgtgttctagtggatccaggaagttcggctaatatcatacaatggagagtattgaaCAAGCTAAACTCACTAGAAGCATTATTCCGGCAACAAAGCACCTCGCTGGATTCAACCTTGCGAGCGTGACGACCTG
The sequence above is drawn from the Nicotiana tabacum cultivar K326 chromosome 13, ASM71507v2, whole genome shotgun sequence genome and encodes:
- the LOC142168396 gene encoding uncharacterized protein LOC142168396, translated to MLKRQDSLMASVHRQKQPPPENHHVVKSIGCMSGIFQIISKYQKTKRLTSGRKQGKRYDSLPRRAFSPQKVVGKHEKDHLKVPRSPIISPDIRRTPNNSPGNVKKEPALVARLMGLEEIPPADYRAGDDSNEINRRKLLQALDKCNDDLESIRKIIKSAERVSESGDSMRSRRPGRVCALDELTRSPFAKVKDSGRITQQRKPLRRINKLKAYETVDFIKKFTNNEPFHMKTAATTSPICCSKAMIQSVEEVCNDIAWGQKRETGRIGLVLQDHICRDLIEELVKEMDQVFLRSLPFKACRKRLYF